CTCGACGGTCAGCACGTAACCCTCACCCAGCGAGCCCTCGCGGTACATCTCCTTGCGCGCGTTCGCGCAGTCGTGCACGTCGATGCCGAGCATGTGGCTGGTGCCGTGCAGCGTCCAGCGGCGGTAGACCGTGGAGGCCGGATCCATCGCCTCGTCCACGCTCACCGGCAGCAGCCCGAGGTCCTTGAGCGCCTCGGCGAGCACCCGCATCGAGGCCAGGTGGACGTCGCGGAACCCCACCCCGGGCTTGCACATGTCGATGCCGGCCTGCTGGGCGGCGTGGACCGCGTCGTAGACCTGACGCTGGAGCGGGGTGAACCGGCCGTCTACCGGCAGCACCCGGGTGACGTCGGCGGTGTAGAGGTTGCGGTTCTCCACACCCATGTCCATGAGCAGCAGGTCACCCGGACGGGTGGTGCCGTGGTTGTGCACCCAGTGCAGGACCGTCGCGTGCTCGCCGGCCCCGACGATCGAGCCGTAGCCGACGTCGTTGCCGTCGTGCCGGGCCCGCAGCGCGAACAGCCCCTCCAACAGCCGCTCCGAGATCGCCCGGTCGGCCGGCAGCGCCCGCGCCACGTCCTCGAAGCCGCGCACCGTGGCGTCGCAGGCCTCCTGGAGCTGCGCGATCTCCCACTCGTCCTTGACCAGCTTCAGCTCGGAGATCGCGATGGCCAGCTCCCGGTCACGGGTCGGCTGGTCCTCCGCCCGCGGCCCGTCGTAGCGGCGCACCGCGGCGTCCACCCGGGCGTCGAAGCCGCGCAGCACCCGGGTCCGTGCCGGGGCCAGCCCCGCCAGCGCCGCGTCCAGCTCGCTCAGGTCGGCCGTCGGCAGGCCCAGCTCGGTCGACTTCTCGCGCAGCGTCGGCCGGCGGCCCACCCACAGCTCGCCGTGGCGGCTGCGGAAGAACTCGTCGGTGGCGCGGGACGACCGGGGCCGCATGAAGAGCGTGGCCTCGCCGCCCGGCCGCAGCACGAGGACGCTGTCGGGCTCCAAGTCGCCGGTCAGGTACGCGAAGTCGCTGCCCGGCCGGAACCGGTGCTCGGTGTCGTTG
The genomic region above belongs to Micromonospora sp. WMMD1128 and contains:
- a CDS encoding aminopeptidase P family protein, whose amino-acid sequence is MAEDQARQGKPADGTESHDPDFPEAFLAFMRQGWRDTELSTALRPEVPNHAKRRAALAEAFPDETLVIPTGNEKVRANDTEHRFRPGSDFAYLTGDLEPDSVLVLRPGGEATLFMRPRSSRATDEFFRSRHGELWVGRRPTLREKSTELGLPTADLSELDAALAGLAPARTRVLRGFDARVDAAVRRYDGPRAEDQPTRDRELAIAISELKLVKDEWEIAQLQEACDATVRGFEDVARALPADRAISERLLEGLFALRARHDGNDVGYGSIVGAGEHATVLHWVHNHGTTRPGDLLLMDMGVENRNLYTADVTRVLPVDGRFTPLQRQVYDAVHAAQQAGIDMCKPGVGFRDVHLASMRVLAEALKDLGLLPVSVDEAMDPASTVYRRWTLHGTSHMLGIDVHDCANARKEMYREGSLGEGYVLTVEPGLYFQPEDELVPEELRGIGVRIEDDILVTADGPVNLSAGLPRRSDEVETWLAEQREAGPRLPG